One region of Malania oleifera isolate guangnan ecotype guangnan chromosome 6, ASM2987363v1, whole genome shotgun sequence genomic DNA includes:
- the LOC131157033 gene encoding low temperature-induced protein lt101.2-like — protein MASRCEIFLEILIAILLPPLGVFFRHGCCSCEFFICLLLTLLGYIPGIIYAIYAIIVCVDRNEYPDEDWRTPINA, from the exons atggcaAGTCGGTGTGAAATCTTCTTGGAAATCCTAATTGCCATATTGCTTCCGCCTCTAGGAGTCTTCTTCAGACATGGTTGCTGCAgt TGCGAGTTCTTCATTTGCTTACTGCTGACTTTGCTTGGTTACATTCCGGGAATAATTTACGCAATCTATGCCATCATCGTTTGTGTCGATCGTAACGAGTACCCTGATGAGGATTGGCGCACTCCCATTAATGCTTAG